The Sandaracinus amylolyticus genomic interval CGATCTGACCCTGGTGGATGAGCGCCTGCGGATCGGCGAAGCGGCGCTGCTGCATGCCCGCGCCGCCCGTCGCGCCGCGCTGCTGCGGCGGCTGCTGCTGCGCCATCTGGCCCGAGGTGCCGCCCGTGGCCCCGCGCTGGGTCGCGCTGCCGCCCGCGCTGCCGGTCGCGCCCATCTGCTGCTGCTGCTGCTGACCCATCTGCTGCTGCTGACCCATCTGCTGCTGGTGCATCTGCACCAGGCGATTCAGGCGATCGCGCAGCTGCGTCACGTTCGCCGTCGAGGTCGTGAAGACGAGCGCGCCGCCTTCCTCGAGGTTCGTCGCCTGGACCTGCATGTCGGAGATGCCGACCGGGCACACCTCGTTGCGCATCTGCTCGGCAGTGCCGCCGCCCGCCGCGCCGCGCTGCGGCGTGGTGCCGGTCTGCGGCTGCGCCGTGCTCCCGCGCGGCGGCGGCTGCGTGCCGGTGCCCCCCGTTCCCCCGCGCTGTGCCGACACCGTCAGGCCGACGGCGAGCACCGCCACGCCCGCGAGCACACCGCTCAGCTTCGTCACTCGCATCGCTTCTCCTTCTGCTGGAGGTCCACGCCCGGAGCGACCATCCGTGCGCGCCGGGACGCGACCCGGTCAGCAGCGGGCATGCCCGCGCGCGATGCGAATCGTTTCGGGCGTGGATCGTCGAGCGACGGCGCGCGCGACGATGCGAGTTGTCGCCCAGCTCTCGTGCGCGCGAGGATCGGCGCCGCGTGGGGGCGCGCCTCGTGACGACACGAGGCTCGCGCGTCAGCGACGACGCGCGCGCGACGCGATGCGCACCGGCACGGGCGCGGGCGTCGGCGAGCCGGGACCGTCGTTCGAGGTCGCGAGGAAGAGGACGACGAGGAGGAGGACGCCGAGGAGGATGGTCATCACGTGAAGGCTCTCCCGAACTTCAGGGTCACGAGCGGTCGCGACGTGGGCTCCTCGGTGTAGGAGCGGCGTTCGCGGCGCGCAATGGGTGACTCCTCGAATTGCTGTGTCCTTGGGCGACTTTCTCGCGATCGCGCGGTGTGCGCCCGTGGTCAGATGCCACGAATCAGTCGCGTGCGGAGGCCGCGCACCATCATCAGCTGCGTCGCGCTGCCGAGACCGGGGCGGAATGCCGCGTCGGCGTCGGTGACGACGCGGAGCAGCCAGAGCCCGTCGGCGGGATCGAAGCGCCCCCACGTGAACACGAGCGTGCCGTAGGGCCGCGCGATCGTCTCGAAACGCCAGCGCGCCGCGTGCAGCGCGCCCTGCACTCCGTCGAGGTGCACGCGGCCATCGGGCTGCTCGCCGAGCCGCATCTGCCCCGAGCTGCCGACGAGCGGCAGATCGATGCCCCACTCGAAGTGCGTGCCGCGCTCGTCGCGCTCGAGGATGCGCGCGTGCGCGCCCTGGAGGAGCCCCTGGGTGAAGCCCTGCGGGTCGAGCATCGCCTCGCGCGTGCGCGCGACGGGCGTGTGCATCGCGCCGATCACCGCGATGCGTCCGAGGTCCGCGCCGGTCGTCTCGACCCACATCAGATCGCCGCGCCCGAGCACGCGCTCGATCGCGACCGGATCGAACGTCGGGCGCTCGGGATCGCCCGAAGGAGGCGCGAGCGGCGCGCGCACGCGACCGGCGCGACGCTCGGCCTCGATGCGCGTGCGCAGCACCATCGCGAAGCTGATCGCGATCGTGACGGTGCGGTTCATCGACGAGCTCGCGCTCGAGAGCTGGCGCGCGATGTAGTTCGCGTCGCGGAAGTCGAGGCGCGAGCTGGTGAGCAGCAGCGTGCGGTTGCCCTCGCGCGGCAGCACGCGCCACACGGTGCGGCCCGCGCCGAGGTCGCCGCCGGTGCTGCGCACCACGAAGCGCCAGCCGCGCTCCTCGTGGCCCGCGGGCGGATCGAAGCGCTGCATCGCGTAGCTGCCGCGCAGCGTGAAGATCGCGGTGTGCCATCCCCACGAGTACGAGAGCTGATCGCCGGTGTCGGCCTCGACGTTCACCTCGTCGAGCGCGGGCATGAAGTCGGGGTAACGACGCGGATCACCGATCACGCGCGCGACCTCCGCGGGCGGCGCGTCGACCTCGGTCGCGATCACGATCGCGGGCAGCGCTCCGTCGACGACGAACTCGACGAGCGCGACGGTGCCGGTGCGCAGAAGCGGCGAGATCGCGGCGAGCTCCTGCGGGCTGAACGTCGCGAGCGCGCGATCCGCCTGCTCGGGATCGATCTGCGCGCGCGCGAGCGACGGCGCGCTCCCGACGAGGAGAGCGAGCGCGATCCAACCGGCATGCGTTCGGCGCATGATTCCTTCGACGCCCGCGCGAGCACGTTGTTCACGATCCTGCGACGCGTCACCCACCGCCACTCCGCGGCAGAACGAGAGCAAGCGGGGCCGGGGCCCCGCGCGCAGCGTTCAGGGTGGGGAGCCCCGATCCGGCTCCGCCGGTCGGGGGGAGGGGTCTTCCAAGACCCCTCCCGCCAACCTCAGTCTGACACGACCGCGAAGACGTCGACGCGACGACCGATGCGACGCCCGCGCTCGGTGCCCCTCGCGGCGAGAGGCTGCGAGTCGGACGCCGCGCGGACCTCGATCCGCTCGGGCGGTACACCCTGCTCGATCAGGTGGGCGCGCACCGACTCGGCGCGCGCGAGCGAGAGCGA includes:
- a CDS encoding SRPBCC family protein produces the protein MRRTHAGWIALALLVGSAPSLARAQIDPEQADRALATFSPQELAAISPLLRTGTVALVEFVVDGALPAIVIATEVDAPPAEVARVIGDPRRYPDFMPALDEVNVEADTGDQLSYSWGWHTAIFTLRGSYAMQRFDPPAGHEERGWRFVVRSTGGDLGAGRTVWRVLPREGNRTLLLTSSRLDFRDANYIARQLSSASSSMNRTVTIAISFAMVLRTRIEAERRAGRVRAPLAPPSGDPERPTFDPVAIERVLGRGDLMWVETTGADLGRIAVIGAMHTPVARTREAMLDPQGFTQGLLQGAHARILERDERGTHFEWGIDLPLVGSSGQMRLGEQPDGRVHLDGVQGALHAARWRFETIARPYGTLVFTWGRFDPADGLWLLRVVTDADAAFRPGLGSATQLMMVRGLRTRLIRGI